A stretch of Cyanobacterium sp. HL-69 DNA encodes these proteins:
- a CDS encoding peroxiredoxin Q/BCP → MALSVGTKAPDFTTKDDQGNTVSLKDFAGKIVVMYFYPKDDTPGCTKQAQSFRDNYEEYQNKDMVVLGVSVDDEASHKAFKEKYGLPFQLLVDSDKAITKAYDVDGGGYAKRVTYIINGEGVITHVDSSVQTSTHAQDVLKTIG, encoded by the coding sequence ATGGCTCTTAGCGTAGGCACAAAAGCCCCTGACTTTACCACCAAAGATGATCAAGGAAATACTGTCTCCCTAAAGGATTTTGCGGGTAAAATAGTAGTAATGTACTTCTATCCCAAAGATGATACCCCCGGTTGTACCAAACAAGCCCAAAGTTTCCGTGACAACTACGAAGAATATCAAAACAAAGACATGGTAGTTTTGGGTGTGAGTGTGGATGACGAAGCCTCTCACAAAGCCTTTAAAGAAAAGTATGGTTTACCTTTCCAGCTTTTGGTTGACAGTGATAAAGCTATTACCAAAGCCTATGACGTGGATGGCGGTGGTTATGCCAAACGTGTTACCTACATTATCAACGGTGAAGGTGTTATCACCCATGTAGATAGCAGTGTACAAACTAGCACCCATGCCCAAGATGTTTTAAAAACCATTGGTTAA
- a CDS encoding Pentapeptide repeat family protein — MVAMTVNADIQAKYNWGERDFPKLQLRRIDLRNADLKGANFRGSDFSYADLRGADLSRADLRDCYFNEANLTGTKLKGANLQGAYFIKAYLIKADLSKANIKEAYLTGSFVTKANFVKADLCGAFLNGTHIGGADFRGAVYDNSTRFDKGFDPESLKMTVISSFEGTVAHKITIADVVINFEEIAKITSRYLGGMITSKNFEQSRPDVEWLEQFSMDKNCKVTFTGSLNHQATTIQLKWLEKWNSSFVGKCSLIVQDLPNIIEEKSLTIQSLLKK, encoded by the coding sequence ATGGTGGCAATGACAGTAAATGCAGATATACAAGCCAAATATAACTGGGGAGAAAGAGATTTCCCCAAACTACAACTAAGAAGAATTGACCTAAGAAATGCAGATTTAAAAGGAGCTAATTTTAGAGGCTCTGACTTTAGCTATGCAGACCTAAGAGGAGCAGATTTAAGTAGAGCCGACTTACGAGACTGTTACTTTAACGAAGCCAACTTAACAGGTACAAAATTAAAAGGAGCTAACTTACAAGGAGCATACTTTATCAAAGCCTATCTAATTAAAGCAGATTTGAGCAAAGCAAACATAAAAGAAGCCTATCTGACAGGTAGCTTTGTAACCAAAGCAAACTTTGTCAAAGCTGACTTGTGCGGTGCATTCCTCAATGGGACTCACATCGGAGGAGCCGACTTTAGGGGAGCAGTATATGATAATTCCACTAGATTTGATAAAGGCTTTGACCCTGAAAGTTTAAAAATGACTGTGATATCTTCCTTTGAGGGAACTGTGGCTCACAAAATTACCATTGCCGACGTAGTCATCAACTTTGAAGAAATAGCAAAAATTACCAGTCGTTACCTTGGGGGAATGATTACCTCCAAAAACTTTGAACAATCAAGACCAGATGTAGAGTGGCTAGAACAATTCTCCATGGATAAAAATTGTAAAGTAACTTTTACTGGCTCCCTTAACCATCAAGCAACTACCATACAACTTAAATGGTTAGAAAAATGGAATAGCTCTTTTGTGGGAAAATGTTCCCTTATTGTTCAGGATTTACCCAACATAATTGAAGAAAAAAGTTTAACTATTCAATCCTTACTAAAAAAATAA
- a CDS encoding membrane protein — protein MYMTPKSGILLLVSCVSAIAVVGCIFELTSGNPELGQNVTSLILGFSIPLSIVAFVFAVKDARANSQ, from the coding sequence ATGTATATGACCCCTAAGAGTGGTATTTTACTGCTGGTTTCTTGTGTAAGTGCGATCGCCGTTGTGGGCTGTATTTTTGAATTAACTTCGGGTAATCCAGAATTAGGACAAAATGTAACCAGTTTAATATTAGGTTTTAGTATTCCTTTAAGTATTGTGGCTTTTGTTTTTGCGGTTAAGGATGCCCGAGCAAATTCTCAGTAA
- the queC gene encoding 7-cyano-7-deazaguanine synthase QueC, with product MTKKAIVLLSGGLDSATSGAIALKEGYEVIALSFRYGQKHFKELEASGNVAKSLGIKEHHIIDVNLSMWGGSSLTDATMNIPEDGIKADEIPSTYVPGRNTVFISIALSLAEAKGAQAIYLGINAVDYSGYPDCRPEYLDAFQNLANLSSKVGIEGKAPQLIAPLVMLSKVEIVQRAIALNVPIEKTWSCYQGGEKPCGVCDSCRIRNKALIDAGYPELVG from the coding sequence ATGACTAAAAAAGCTATTGTTTTATTATCAGGAGGTTTAGATTCTGCCACAAGCGGTGCGATCGCCCTTAAGGAAGGTTATGAAGTAATTGCCCTATCATTTCGTTATGGACAAAAACACTTCAAGGAATTAGAAGCCTCTGGCAATGTGGCTAAATCCTTGGGTATCAAAGAACATCACATCATCGATGTTAACCTTTCTATGTGGGGGGGATCATCTCTGACGGACGCTACCATGAATATCCCTGAAGATGGGATAAAAGCGGACGAAATTCCCTCTACCTATGTCCCAGGGCGTAATACGGTGTTTATCTCCATTGCCCTTTCCCTAGCCGAAGCCAAGGGGGCTCAAGCTATTTATTTGGGAATTAATGCGGTGGACTATTCTGGTTATCCCGACTGTCGCCCCGAATATTTAGACGCTTTCCAAAATCTTGCCAATTTGTCCTCTAAGGTCGGAATAGAAGGAAAAGCACCTCAATTAATAGCTCCCCTTGTAATGTTGTCGAAAGTAGAAATAGTACAAAGGGCGATCGCCCTTAACGTGCCCATCGAAAAAACTTGGTCATGTTATCAAGGAGGAGAGAAACCTTGCGGAGTATGTGATTCTTGCCGTATTAGAAACAAAGCTCTGATAGATGCAGGTTATCCCGAATTGGTGGGGTAA
- the cphB gene encoding cyanophycinase CphB, translated as MKQYQRSSVLVIGGAEDKVHGREILQTFWRCAGGADAIIAIIPSASREPTIIGDRYLTIFRDMGVKDLKVLDVRDRIQGEDKYYQEYVEQCTAVFMTGGDQLRLCGLLSDTPLMERIRQRVKLGEITLGGTSAGAAVMGHHMIAGGSSGESPNRALVDMAMGLGFIPEIIVDQHFHNRNRMARLLSALSNHPERIGIGIDEDTCALFSADNHLEVVGKGTVTIIDAQAMSYTNQGKVDAESPLALHNLRIHILCHGDRYNRKTHQPTAASGD; from the coding sequence ATGAAGCAATATCAAAGAAGTTCAGTGCTAGTAATTGGAGGTGCCGAGGACAAAGTACATGGACGAGAAATATTACAAACTTTTTGGCGTTGTGCAGGGGGCGCGGATGCCATCATCGCCATTATACCCTCCGCTTCACGAGAACCTACTATTATTGGCGATCGCTACTTAACCATTTTCCGTGATATGGGAGTAAAAGACTTAAAAGTGTTGGACGTGCGCGATCGCATTCAGGGAGAAGATAAATATTATCAAGAATATGTAGAACAATGTACCGCCGTATTTATGACAGGGGGTGACCAACTTAGACTATGCGGTTTGCTATCCGATACCCCTCTCATGGAAAGAATTCGCCAAAGGGTAAAACTAGGAGAAATCACCCTCGGAGGCACCAGTGCAGGAGCTGCCGTCATGGGACATCATATGATTGCCGGGGGTAGTAGTGGAGAATCCCCCAACCGTGCCTTGGTAGATATGGCCATGGGCTTAGGTTTTATTCCCGAAATTATCGTCGATCAACACTTCCATAACCGTAATCGTATGGCAAGACTACTCAGCGCCCTTTCCAACCATCCCGAAAGAATCGGTATCGGCATTGACGAAGACACCTGTGCCCTATTTAGCGCCGATAATCACTTAGAAGTAGTAGGCAAAGGAACTGTTACCATCATTGATGCCCAAGCCATGAGTTACACTAATCAAGGAAAAGTAGATGCCGAATCTCCCCTTGCCCTTCACAATCTTAGGATTCATATATTGTGCCATGGCGATCGTTACAATCGAAAAACCCATCAACCCACCGCAGCCAGTGGCGATTAA
- the trmD gene encoding tRNA (guanine37-N1)-methyltransferase TrmD — translation MEINVITLFPDFFTSALHASLLGRALKKQIATVNLINPRDFTTDKHRTVDDVPYGGGVGMVLKPEPIFAAVESVPNIAPREVIMLTPQGQRMDQNLFKDLSTNYQQLILICGHYEGIDERVQHLVTREVSLGDFVLTGGEIPALTLMDGVIRLLPGTVGKKASLEQDSFEDGLLDYPHYTRPPVFRGWEVPEVLRSGNHGAIAHWRHQKQLEATRKKRPDLLPEGKIDHGQ, via the coding sequence GTGGAAATAAACGTTATTACCCTTTTTCCCGATTTTTTTACCTCTGCACTCCATGCCAGTTTATTGGGTAGGGCTTTAAAAAAGCAAATTGCGACGGTTAATTTGATCAATCCTCGGGACTTTACTACGGATAAACATCGTACGGTGGATGATGTTCCCTATGGGGGGGGAGTGGGTATGGTTTTGAAGCCTGAGCCGATTTTTGCAGCGGTGGAGTCTGTACCAAATATTGCTCCTCGGGAGGTGATTATGTTAACTCCCCAAGGGCAAAGAATGGATCAAAATTTGTTTAAGGATTTATCTACTAATTATCAACAGTTAATCCTCATCTGTGGTCATTATGAGGGTATTGATGAGCGGGTACAACATTTGGTGACGAGGGAAGTATCTTTAGGGGATTTTGTGTTAACGGGGGGAGAAATTCCTGCTCTTACTCTTATGGACGGGGTGATACGTCTTTTACCCGGCACGGTGGGCAAAAAGGCTTCTTTGGAGCAGGATAGTTTTGAGGATGGTTTATTGGATTATCCTCACTATACCCGTCCCCCAGTGTTTCGGGGTTGGGAAGTGCCGGAGGTATTACGTTCTGGAAATCACGGTGCGATCGCCCATTGGCGCCATCAAAAACAATTAGAGGCGACCCGAAAAAAACGCCCCGATTTATTACCAGAAGGGAAAATAGACCATGGGCAATAG
- the cphA gene encoding cyanophycin synthetase CphA — MKILKTQTLRGPNYWSIRRQKLIQMRLDLENIAEKPSNEIPGFYEGLVETLPSLIEHFCSRDHRGGFLERVKEGTYMGHIIEHIALELQELAGMPVGFGRTRETSTPRVYNVVFEYVYEEAGRYAGRAAVRLCNAIIENGSYPPQELAQDVADLNDLRATSALGPSTETIIKEAETRSIPWMMLSARSMVQLGYGVNQRRIQATLTENSNILGVELACDKEGTKTILRDAGIPVPRGTVIYYLDELADAVQDVGGYPIVIKPLDGNHGRGITIDINTREDAEDAYDLAAAASKTRSVIVEKYYQGNDHRVLVINGKLIAVSERVPAHVMGDGQSTIEELIERTNLDPNRGDGHDNILTRISVDRTSLGVLKRQGFEMDTVLKQGERAYLRATANLSTGGIAIDRTDDIHPKNVWIAERAAKIIGLDIAGIDIVTPDITKPLDEVDGVIVEINAAPGFRMHVAPSQGLPRNVAGPVLEMLYPNNHSSRIPILAVTGTNGKTTTTRLLAHLYRQTGKVVGYTSTDGIYLGDYMVERGDNTGPLSAGVILKDPTVEVAVLECARGGMIRSGLAFDSCDVGVVLNVAADHLGLGDIDTIEQMAKVKGIIAETVNPDGYAVLNADDPLVAEMAKNVKGKVAYFSMDQHNPIIVDHLRRDGIAAIYENGYLSIFEGEWTLRIEKAENIPVTMKGMAPFMIANALAASLAAFVNGVDIELIRQGVRTFNPGAAQTPGRMNLFELKDHSVLVDYAHNPAGYEAVGAFVKNWQGDRLGVIGGPGDRRDEDLMLLGKIAAQTFDHIIVKEDNDKRGRENGEVADLIVKGILSENPEASYNVILNEMEALETGLDKVKADGLVVIFPESVPRAIEFIEKLKEES, encoded by the coding sequence ATGAAAATCCTCAAAACACAAACCTTAAGGGGTCCAAATTATTGGAGCATTCGCAGACAAAAGCTCATCCAGATGCGTCTCGACTTAGAAAACATAGCCGAAAAACCATCCAATGAAATCCCCGGCTTTTATGAAGGATTAGTGGAAACCCTCCCTAGTTTGATCGAACACTTTTGTTCCCGAGATCATCGTGGAGGCTTCCTCGAACGAGTTAAAGAAGGTACCTATATGGGGCATATTATCGAACACATTGCCCTCGAATTACAAGAATTAGCAGGGATGCCTGTCGGTTTTGGACGCACCAGAGAAACCAGCACCCCCAGAGTTTATAACGTAGTCTTTGAATATGTCTATGAAGAAGCTGGTCGTTATGCAGGTAGAGCCGCCGTCCGACTTTGTAACGCCATCATCGAAAATGGCAGTTATCCCCCCCAAGAGTTAGCTCAAGATGTAGCCGATTTAAACGATCTAAGGGCAACCTCAGCCCTGGGTCCTTCCACTGAAACCATTATCAAAGAAGCCGAAACCCGTTCTATTCCTTGGATGATGTTGAGCGCCCGTTCCATGGTACAACTAGGATATGGAGTTAATCAAAGACGCATTCAAGCCACCCTCACCGAAAATTCTAACATTTTAGGGGTAGAACTTGCCTGTGATAAAGAAGGCACAAAAACCATCCTCCGAGATGCAGGAATACCCGTGCCTAGGGGTACAGTAATTTACTATTTAGACGAACTCGCTGATGCCGTCCAAGATGTAGGCGGTTATCCCATCGTTATCAAACCCCTTGATGGCAACCATGGCAGGGGAATCACCATTGATATTAACACCCGTGAAGATGCTGAAGATGCCTATGATTTAGCAGCGGCAGCCTCCAAAACCCGCTCGGTGATCGTCGAAAAATACTACCAAGGTAACGATCACCGTGTTCTGGTTATCAATGGCAAATTAATTGCTGTGTCCGAAAGGGTACCAGCCCATGTCATGGGGGATGGACAGTCCACCATTGAAGAGTTGATTGAACGAACAAACCTAGATCCTAATCGAGGAGATGGTCACGACAATATCCTAACCCGTATTAGTGTCGATCGCACCTCCCTTGGTGTTCTCAAAAGACAGGGTTTTGAAATGGATACGGTTCTAAAACAAGGGGAAAGAGCCTACCTTAGAGCCACTGCCAACCTCAGTACAGGGGGCATAGCTATCGATCGCACCGATGACATTCACCCCAAAAATGTTTGGATAGCTGAACGTGCAGCCAAAATTATCGGCTTGGACATTGCGGGTATAGACATAGTTACCCCCGACATTACCAAACCCCTTGATGAAGTAGATGGGGTAATTGTCGAAATTAATGCAGCTCCTGGATTTAGAATGCACGTAGCCCCCTCCCAAGGCTTACCTCGCAACGTGGCTGGCCCAGTTTTAGAAATGCTCTATCCCAATAATCACTCCAGCAGAATACCCATTCTGGCGGTCACAGGGACCAATGGTAAAACCACCACCACCCGACTACTGGCTCATCTTTATCGACAAACAGGAAAAGTTGTGGGCTACACCAGCACCGATGGTATTTACTTAGGGGATTATATGGTGGAAAGAGGTGACAATACCGGTCCCTTGAGTGCGGGAGTAATTTTGAAAGATCCCACCGTGGAAGTAGCCGTTTTAGAATGCGCTAGGGGGGGCATGATCCGCTCTGGTTTAGCTTTTGATAGCTGTGATGTGGGAGTAGTATTGAATGTGGCAGCAGATCACCTCGGCTTGGGGGATATTGACACCATCGAGCAGATGGCGAAAGTAAAAGGAATCATTGCTGAAACCGTTAACCCCGATGGTTATGCGGTATTGAATGCTGATGATCCTCTTGTGGCAGAAATGGCAAAAAATGTTAAGGGTAAAGTAGCCTATTTTTCCATGGATCAACATAACCCCATCATTGTCGATCATCTCCGTCGGGACGGCATTGCCGCTATCTATGAAAACGGTTATCTATCTATTTTTGAAGGGGAATGGACTCTGCGCATTGAGAAGGCAGAAAATATCCCTGTTACCATGAAGGGCATGGCACCGTTTATGATTGCCAATGCTTTGGCGGCTAGTTTGGCAGCCTTTGTCAATGGGGTGGATATTGAGTTGATTCGCCAAGGGGTACGTACTTTCAACCCGGGGGCGGCTCAAACCCCCGGCAGGATGAATTTATTTGAATTAAAAGATCATTCTGTGTTGGTGGACTATGCCCATAATCCCGCTGGTTATGAGGCTGTAGGGGCTTTTGTTAAAAATTGGCAGGGCGATCGCCTCGGGGTCATTGGTGGTCCTGGAGATAGACGAGATGAGGATTTGATGTTACTAGGAAAAATAGCCGCCCAAACCTTTGACCATATCATTGTCAAGGAAGATAATGACAAACGGGGTCGGGAAAATGGAGAAGTTGCCGATTTAATAGTTAAAGGTATCCTCAGCGAAAATCCCGAGGCTAGTTATAACGTCATCCTTAACGAAATGGAAGCTCTCGAAACAGGTTTGGATAAAGTAAAAGCCGATGGTTTGGTGGTCATTTTCCCTGAAAGTGTTCCCCGTGCGATCGAATTTATCGAGAAACTGAAAGAGGAAAGTTAA
- a CDS encoding hypothetical protein (expressed protein) — MWIVRHGNRHDFVYPQWFNYAEKKYDPPLSEDGIIQAKAVAKRLENEPIKHIFCSPFLRAIETAYPIAIALNLPIKIESGLGEWHNKDWMDTKPLTQYPDNLEKKYLDVINLDYQPQIYPQYPETLEEIYQRTAQTTKILMNYHNPLIVGHSVAIQGMIGALLGHEHQPITIPLCSLSKLRYIDDKWQWELKADTSHLSHLPPPIIAH; from the coding sequence ATGTGGATTGTAAGACATGGTAATAGACATGATTTTGTTTATCCTCAATGGTTTAATTATGCTGAAAAGAAATATGATCCTCCGTTATCAGAAGATGGCATAATTCAAGCTAAAGCAGTGGCAAAAAGACTAGAAAATGAACCTATTAAACATATTTTTTGTTCTCCTTTTTTACGAGCCATCGAAACTGCTTACCCCATTGCGATCGCCCTTAATTTACCGATTAAAATTGAATCAGGACTGGGAGAATGGCATAATAAGGATTGGATGGATACAAAACCCCTTACTCAATATCCTGACAACCTCGAAAAAAAATACCTCGATGTAATTAACTTGGATTATCAACCTCAGATATATCCTCAATACCCTGAAACTTTAGAGGAAATATATCAACGCACTGCTCAAACCACTAAAATATTAATGAACTACCATAATCCCTTAATAGTGGGGCATAGTGTCGCCATCCAAGGGATGATTGGGGCTTTATTAGGACATGAACATCAACCCATCACTATTCCCCTGTGTAGCCTAAGTAAACTTAGGTATATTGACGATAAATGGCAATGGGAATTAAAAGCTGATACCAGTCATCTGAGCCATCTCCCACCGCCTATTATTGCCCATTAG
- a CDS encoding membrane protein, whose product MTVIVAIVGWDWVINGVLIFLAFLIIAPILGAVAFRWWLKTNVMEDSCPVCDYTFAGFNNKQCRCPSCGETLIANHGHFERVTPEGTIDVNAVDVSVKKIDDLPNN is encoded by the coding sequence ATGACGGTAATTGTGGCTATCGTGGGCTGGGATTGGGTTATTAATGGGGTGTTAATTTTCCTTGCTTTTTTGATTATTGCCCCTATTCTTGGGGCGGTGGCTTTTCGTTGGTGGCTAAAAACAAATGTAATGGAGGATAGTTGCCCTGTGTGTGATTATACTTTTGCGGGATTTAATAATAAGCAGTGTCGTTGTCCTAGTTGTGGTGAGACTTTGATTGCTAATCATGGACATTTTGAAAGGGTGACTCCTGAAGGTACTATTGATGTAAATGCGGTGGATGTTTCGGTCAAAAAAATAGATGATTTGCCGAATAATTAA
- the yrdC gene encoding tRNA threonylcarbamoyl adenosine modification protein, Sua5/YciO/YrdC/YwlC family, translating to MATIYQLNSENPQGRSIEQITDALKQGAIMLYPTDTVYAIGCDLNVKSAVQKVRQIKQLSSDKPLTFLCSSLSHISEYAVVSDEAYRIMKRLIPGPYTFILPTTKLVPKLVMSPKRKTTGIRVPDNNICHSLLESLDNPIISTSAHLPDEDGEYPSHNWEKARLFDHLEKLVDIIIDNDDDPSLKVSTILDLSTSEPTVIRKGLGWETLDNLFSFSS from the coding sequence ATGGCTACTATATATCAATTAAACTCTGAAAATCCTCAAGGGCGATCGATTGAACAAATTACGGACGCTCTCAAACAAGGCGCTATTATGCTTTATCCCACAGATACAGTATATGCCATTGGCTGTGATTTAAATGTTAAATCAGCCGTGCAAAAAGTAAGACAAATTAAACAGTTATCCAGTGATAAACCCCTTACTTTTTTATGTTCTTCTTTATCTCATATTTCTGAATATGCCGTAGTAAGTGATGAGGCATATCGTATCATGAAAAGACTTATTCCAGGACCTTATACTTTTATTTTACCTACTACTAAATTAGTGCCAAAATTGGTGATGTCTCCTAAGCGTAAAACCACAGGAATTAGAGTACCAGATAATAATATTTGTCATAGTTTATTAGAGTCTTTAGATAATCCAATTATTTCTACTTCTGCCCATTTACCTGACGAAGATGGAGAATATCCTTCCCATAACTGGGAAAAGGCTAGGTTATTTGATCATTTAGAAAAGTTAGTTGATATTATTATAGATAATGATGATGATCCTAGTTTAAAAGTTTCTACTATTCTTGATTTAAGTACCTCGGAACCAACGGTAATTAGAAAGGGTTTGGGATGGGAAACTTTAGACAATTTATTTAGTTTTTCTAGTTGA
- the amt gene encoding high-affinity ammonia/methylammonia transporter Amt, whose product MVIMSKRAKKKMSGSYDQDSFILNSIGWLRSKLPSYWFACIPLSALIVVVWNTASQAQGLDGPETLEEVKVILDTIFLLVCSILVIFMNAGFGMLETGFCRQKNAVNILAKNLIVFAVATIVYWAIGYGFMYGDGNGFIGTQGFFFNGDGTPYGDDNYPAAVPAAINFLFQVAFAATAATIVSGAVAERIKFDAFLIFSVLLVGISYPITGHWTWNGGWLAEMGFSDFAGSTIVHSVGGWAALMGAAILGPRQGKYSSDGRVNAIPGHNMSIATLGCLILWIGWFGFNPGSELAATANVPYIALTTNLAAAAGGITATATSWIKDGKPDLSMIINGILAGLVGITAGCATVGYFSAVIIGAIAGILVVFSVAFFDKVLKIDDPVGATSVHLACGIWGTLAVGIFGTGEESIVTQLIGILTIGGFTVVASAIFWYALKATVGIRVHEEDEIKGLDISEHGMEAYSGFVKEADILSGGFTSSMTSEVSSSTEG is encoded by the coding sequence ATGGTGATAATGTCAAAGAGAGCAAAGAAAAAAATGTCTGGGTCATACGATCAAGATAGTTTTATACTAAATTCTATCGGATGGTTACGTAGTAAGTTGCCTTCTTATTGGTTTGCTTGTATTCCCTTAAGTGCGTTAATTGTGGTTGTGTGGAATACTGCAAGTCAAGCTCAAGGTTTGGATGGTCCTGAAACTTTAGAAGAAGTTAAGGTCATTTTAGATACTATTTTCTTACTTGTTTGTTCCATTTTGGTTATTTTCATGAATGCCGGTTTCGGAATGTTAGAAACTGGTTTTTGTCGTCAGAAAAACGCTGTTAACATTCTTGCCAAAAACTTAATTGTCTTTGCGGTTGCTACTATCGTTTATTGGGCGATTGGTTACGGCTTTATGTATGGAGATGGTAATGGTTTCATTGGTACTCAAGGTTTCTTCTTTAATGGGGATGGAACGCCTTATGGGGATGATAATTATCCTGCGGCAGTTCCTGCGGCTATTAACTTTTTGTTCCAAGTAGCTTTTGCGGCAACTGCTGCGACTATTGTATCTGGTGCGGTAGCTGAAAGAATCAAGTTTGATGCTTTCTTAATCTTCAGTGTTCTGTTGGTGGGTATTTCTTATCCTATCACTGGTCATTGGACTTGGAATGGTGGTTGGTTAGCGGAAATGGGTTTTTCTGATTTTGCTGGTTCTACCATTGTTCACTCTGTGGGTGGTTGGGCTGCATTAATGGGGGCGGCTATTCTTGGTCCTCGTCAGGGCAAGTATTCTTCTGATGGTCGGGTGAATGCGATTCCCGGTCATAATATGAGTATTGCTACTTTGGGCTGTTTGATTCTTTGGATTGGCTGGTTTGGTTTTAATCCCGGCTCTGAGTTGGCTGCTACGGCTAATGTTCCTTATATTGCTTTGACTACCAATTTGGCTGCGGCTGCTGGTGGTATAACTGCCACTGCAACTTCTTGGATTAAGGATGGTAAGCCAGATTTATCCATGATCATCAATGGTATTCTTGCTGGTTTGGTGGGTATTACTGCTGGTTGTGCGACAGTAGGTTACTTTAGTGCGGTAATTATCGGTGCGATCGCTGGTATTCTTGTAGTATTCTCTGTGGCCTTTTTTGACAAGGTTCTAAAAATCGATGACCCTGTGGGCGCTACTTCTGTTCACTTAGCTTGTGGTATTTGGGGAACATTGGCTGTGGGTATCTTTGGTACTGGGGAAGAAAGCATTGTTACTCAACTCATTGGTATTCTTACTATCGGTGGTTTTACCGTTGTAGCTAGTGCTATTTTCTGGTATGCCCTAAAAGCTACTGTGGGTATCAGAGTTCATGAAGAGGACGAAATTAAAGGTCTTGATATTAGTGAACATGGTATGGAGGCTTACAGTGGATTTGTGAAGGAAGCGGATATTCTTTCTGGTGGTTTCACAAGTTCTATGACTAGCGAGGTTTCTTCTAGCACTGAAGGTTAA